One part of the Xiphophorus hellerii strain 12219 chromosome 17, Xiphophorus_hellerii-4.1, whole genome shotgun sequence genome encodes these proteins:
- the ifrd1 gene encoding interferon-related developmental regulator 1 has product MPRNKKKKGKGGQHGAVQPFSDEDASIETLSHCSSFSDVTSVADEGGEASEDTAQEDFQYKLKGFIDSTVDKSAKTRQGALDGLKTAMATRILYEFISERRMTITDSIERCLKKGKGEEQRAAASLACLLCIQLGSGIESEEVFKTLKPIFKNILADGSANIQARQAVATSLGLCTLVAEDDFLDVQATMECFESLFTRSYARVDGTCPSISPQMSQLHVNALLSWALLLTICSVNQLKGVLKTHLPRLQQLLESDDVNMRIAAGETIALLFELARDIDSEFEFDEWEELCNKLNALATDCNKHRAKTDKRKQRSVFRDVLKAVEEGDFQSETIRFGTERMTIDSWVRKRTYDAFREFVGSGMNYHLQANEFIRDVFELGPPILVDSATMKAMKISRFERHLHNSAAFKARTKARSKFRDKRVDVGEF; this is encoded by the exons ATGCCAaggaacaagaagaagaaaggcaAGG gggGCCAGCATGGAGCTGTGCAGCCTTTCAGTGATGAGGACGCCTCCATCGAGACACTCAGTCATTGCAGCAGCTTCAGTGACGTCACAAGTGTAGCAGATGAAG gTGGAGAGGCAAGTGAGGACACCGCCCAGGAGGATTTCCAGTATAAGCTGAAGGGGTTTATAGACAGCACAGTGGATAAGAG TGCCAAGACGAGACAGGGGGCTCTGGACGGTCTCAAGACGGCAATGGCCACTCGGATCCTGTACGAGTTCATCTCAGAGCGAAGGATGACCATCACAGACAGCATTGAGCGTTGCCTCAAGAAAG GCAAAGGCGAAGAGCAGAGGGCGGCGGCGTCTTTGGCGTGCTTGCTGTGTATTCAGTTGGGATCGGGAATCGAGAGCGAGGAGGTGTTCAAGACTCTAAAGCCCATCTTCAAAAACATCCTGGCAGATGGGTCAGCTAACATCCAAGCGAGACAAGCG GTGGCAACAAGTTTGGGGCTCTGTACGCTTGTTGCAGAGGATGACTTCTTG GACGTGCAGGCGACCATGGAGTGCTTCGAGAGCCTGTTCACCCGGTCCTACGCCCGGGTGGACGGAACCTGTCCTTCCATCAGTCCGCAGATGAGCCAGCTGCACGTCAACGCCCTGCTGTCCTGGGCCCTGCTGCTCACCATCTGCTCGGTCAATCAGCTCAAAGGCGTCCTGAAAAC ACACCTGCccaggctgcagcagctgctagAGAGCGACGATGTCAACATGAGGATCGCTGCTGGGGAGACGATCGCTTTGCTCTTCGAGCTAGCCAGGGACATCGATTCT gaATTTGAGTTTGATGAGTGGGAGGAACTGTGCAATAAGCTGAACGCTTTAGCTACCGACTGCAACAAGCACCGAGCCAAGACCGACAAGAGGAAGCAGAGGTCTGTGTTCAGGGACGTACTAAAAGCTGTTGAG GAGGGGGACTTCCAATCGGAGACGATTCGCTTCGGAACCGAGCGCATGACCATCGACAGCTGGGTCAGAAAGAGGACCTATGATGCTTTCAGAGAGTTTGTGGGATCTGGGATGAACTACCACCTTCAG GCAAACGAGTTCATCCGGGATGTGTTTGAACTGGGACCGCCCATTTTGGTTGATTCAGCCACAATGAAGGCCATGAAAATCTCTCGCTTTGAACGG